A single Argentina anserina chromosome 7, drPotAnse1.1, whole genome shotgun sequence DNA region contains:
- the LOC126803577 gene encoding putative receptor like protein 25, translating into MEIEKDPLGWGSFGPMDDPTEFQGPSNSNMNLSLFTPLHSRNERALFEFEAFTVIDISSNNFEGKIDEWIGNLKGLRSLNVSNNLLTCEIPLSLGKLVQLESLDLSNNKLSGEIPQPLAQLTFLAELTVSHNNLTGRIPSGIQLRGFNVTSYEGNTELCGDPLPKKCGNSNAPAQVPHSGKEENGSGSEITFDWIFVVAGYGSGLVIGIVLAEDIAITRRHGMFLDIVGTLIRLIDCITMWKRSFRR; encoded by the exons ATGGAAATTGAAAAGGATCCATTGGGGTGGGGTAGTTTTGGGCCTATGGATGACCCGACTGAATTTCAAGGCCCAAGCAACTCTAATATGAACTTGTCCTTGTTTACACCGTTACAT TCACGAAATGAACGGGCTCTTTTTGAGTTTGAAGCCTTTACGGTCATTGATATCTCAAGCAACAATTTTGAAGGAAAGATTGACGAATGGATTGGGAATCTAAAGGGGCTTCGCTCACTCAATGTTTCCAACAATCTTCTTACCTGTGAAATCCCATTATCTTTGGGGAAGTTAGTGCAGCTTGAATCACTAGACCTTTCAAATAACAAGCTCTCAGGAGAGATCCCCCAACCACTGGCGCAGCTGACATTCCTTGCAGAGCTCACTGTCTCTCACAACAATCTCACAGGTCGTATACCGAGTGGAATACAACTCAGGGGGTTTAATGTCACTTCTTATGAGGGAAACACTGAGCTGTGTGGAGATCCATTGCCAAAGAAATGTGGGAACTCTAATGCCCCGGCTCAAGTGCCACATTctggaaaagaagaaaacggTTCAGGGTCTGAAATTACATTTGATTGGATTTTTGTGGTGGCCGGATATGGAAGTGGTTTGGTGATAGGAATTGTACTTGCAGAAGACATAGCAATAACAAGGAGACATGGGATGTTTCTTGACATTGTTGGAACTCTGATCAGACTAATAGATTGCATCACAATGTGGAAGAGATCGTTTAGACGTTGA
- the LOC126803194 gene encoding phospholipase A(1) DAD1, chloroplastic, whose amino-acid sequence MKLTMIKPVSATPCTQLTTPKHKSVISCCTLTQAPAKPTQQIKFTDNFPSWEQLLNPVPVDLKSPMSASTSTSNSTSTSTSTTERPSVRSVRKNWMEYQGVKNWEGLLDPLDGNLRREIIRYGNFVDASYKAFDFDPDSPTYATCKYPKSTVFENSGLPGTGYRITKNLRATSSINLPSWTERAPSWVGTQSSWIGYVAVCKDKDEIARLGRRDVVIALRGTATCLEWLENLRVTLTHLPCGTKVSHAGTHEGSVPMVESGFLSLYTSGTDQVPSLQQMIREEIGRLLQTYGNEPLSLTITGHSLGAALATLAAYDIKSTFNRAPLATVVSFGGPRVGNRSFRHNLEKKGAKVLRIVNEDDLITKVPGFVVEDKKARNVSGSPLVRMAAGFQNWIHKRVEETQWVYSEVGKELRLSSKKSPELSGNDMSTCHDLGTYLHLVENFVSNCPCKSTAKKLLSRVH is encoded by the coding sequence ATGAAGCTCACCATGATCAAACCTGTAAGTGCTACTCCCTGCACACAGCTCACTACACCAAAGCACAAGTCAGTGATCAGCTGCTGCACCCTCACTCAAGCACCAGCAAAACCCACCCAGCAAATCAAGTTCACTGACAACTTCCCCAGCTGGGAACAGTTGCTCAACCCAGTCCCAGTTGATCTCAAATCTCCAATGTCTGCCTCTACCTCCACATCTAACTCCACCTCTACTTCCACCTCTACTACTGAAAGACCATCTGTTCGTTCCGTCCGAAAGAATTGGATGGAGTACCAAGGAGTCAAGAACTGGGAAGGACTACTTGACCCACTGGACGGAAATCTGCGCCGGGAAATTATCCGGTACGGAAATTTCGTCGACGCATCCTACAAGGCATTTGACTTTGACCCGGATTCACCTACATACGCAACCTGCAAGTATCCGAAAAGCACGGTGTTCGAAAACTCCGGACTTCCGGGGACAGGTTACCGGATCACCAAAAATCTACGTGCCACGTCAAGCATTAACTTGCCGAGCTGGACCGAAAGGGCACCGAGTTGGGTTGGCACTCAATCCAGCTGGATTGGGTACGTGGCAGTGTGCAAGGACAAAGACGAAATCGCCAGACTTGGACGCCGCGACGTGGTCATTGCCTTACGAGGCACTGCGACGTGCTTAGAGTGGCTCGAAAATTTACGAGTCACTCTCACTCATCTCCCATGTGGAACTAAAGTTTCTCACGCAGGAACTCATGAGGGATCCGTACCAATGGTCGAGAGTGGTTTTTTGAGCCTCTATACCTCGGGAACAGACCAAGTCCCAAGCTTGCAACAAATGATACGTGAAGAGATTGGAAGATTGCTTCAAACCTACGGCAATGAGCCTCTAAGCTTAACCATCACAGGCCACAGCCTCGGGGCCGCACTCGCAACCCTGGCAGCGTACGACATCAAGTCCACATTCAACCGCGCACCCCTCGCCACTGTCGTATCCTTCGGCGGTCCAAGAGTTGGCAACCGTAGCTTCCGCCACAATCTCGAGAAAAAAGGCGCCAAAGTCTTACGCATTGTGAACGAGGACGATTTGATTACCAAGGTGCCGGGGTTCGTCGTTGAGGACAAGAAAGCCCGGAACGTTTCGGGGAGTCCCCTCGTACGTATGGCAGCTGGATTCCAAAATTGGATTCACAAGCGAGTCGAGGAGACTCAGTGGGTTTATTCCGAGGTTGGGAAAGAACTCAGACTCAGTAGCAAGAAGTCGCCGGAGCTCAGCGGTAACGACATGTCAACATGTCACGATCTCGGAACATACCTACACCTCGTGGAGAACTTCGTCAGCAATTGCCCTTGCAAATCTACGGCAAAGAAATTGTTGAGTAGAGTACACTAA
- the LOC126801489 gene encoding protein VASCULAR ASSOCIATED DEATH 1, chloroplastic, whose protein sequence is MAVVSSSLERIQVPPQQQHPVVEPSPSRFSTDSDAASSSPLVSCSADTPDRSDPSFASPCSADQSAARLRSEEYRQLFRLPPDEALIEDFNCAFQENILIQGHMYLFVHHICFYSNIFGYETKKIIPFQEVTSVRRAKTAGIFPNAIEIFAGDKKYFFASFLSRDEAYRIINDGWAQCVDGAKVTTEQQESISETKNQENGAVIEKVESSNCLVNDLDSTDRDTYTHISKDSELPPKVEDDSALTLLPDPQGVVREDIKPVLNGEPSSSSDTMFWKEEDSDAPNIPDFYTKVAESQFPITVEDFFRFFYSDDVFSESFHQSCGDKEFRCTSWHPHEKFGHARDVSFQHPIKIYFGAKFGSCQELQKFRVHRNSHLVIETSQEINDVPYGDYFRVEGLWDVERDTKSKNCCNLKIYLNVAFSKRTVWKGKIVQSTLEECREVFATWINMAHELLKKKDLEKSEVSMVQKCEVRPSEEPSDHTSMQQIPASISPKQQVSSQFQKSPSDNDSHTTLLGGYMMKLGSSLRSQSRLSLIIVVIVAVIFIMQLSILALLVRPQHIHVHSPVDYTSGVGGAIGGRSSEVITWLEKRVHTLKDDMNLVEARLESMRREHALLKAQLEDFKHLGKHK, encoded by the exons ATGGCCGTGGTCTCCTCCTCCCTGGAGAGGATCCAAGTCCCGCCGCAGCAGCAGCACCCCGTCGTCGAGCCCTCGCCGTCCCGATTCTCCACCGACTCCGACGCCGCCTCGTCCTCTCCGCTCGTCTCGTGCTCCGCCGACACTCCTGATCGCTCCGATCCTTCCTTCGCTTCTCCCTGCTCCGCCGATCAG TCTGCTGCGAGATTGAGGAGTGAGGAGTATCGGCAGTTGTTTCGGCTTCCACCTGATGAA GCCCTCATTGAAGATTTCAATTGTGCATTCCAGGAGAATATACTTATTCAG GGTCATATGTACCTGTTTGTTCATCACATTTGCTTTTACTCAAATATATTTGGATATGAGACAAAG AAAATTATCCCGTTCCAGGAAGTCACAAGTGTAAGAAGAGCAAAGACGGCAGGGATCTTTCCTAATGCCATAGAAATTTTTGCTGGAGACAAAAAG TACTTCTTTGCATCGTTTCTATCACGAGATGAAGCTTATAGAATCATAAATGATGGTTGGGCGCAATGTGTTGATGGTGCCAAAGTGACTACAGAACAGCAG GAATCAATCTCTGAAACTAAAAACCAAGAGAATGGAGCTGTAATTGAAAAAGTGGAGAGCTCCAATTGCTTAGTTAATGATCTGGATTCTACTGACAG GGACACGTATACTCATATTTCAAAAGATTCCGAGCTCCCACCCAAAGTTGAAGACGATTCCGCATTGACATTGCTTCCAGACCCACAAGGTGTTGTCAGAGAGGATATAAAACCAGTTCTGAACGGTGAACCGTCATCTTCAAGTGATACCATGTTttggaaggaagaagattCTGATGCCCCAAACA TTCCAGACTTTTATACAAAGGTTGCAGAGTCGCAGTTTCCG ATAACGGTTGAAGACTTCTTTAGATTCTTTTACTCTGATGATGTGTTCAGTGAATCATTCCATCAAAGTTGTGGAGATAAAG AGTTCAGGTGCACTTCGTGGCACCCTCATGAAAAGTTTGGACATGCCCGTGATGTTTCATTTCAGCATCCTATTAAAATCTATTTTG GTGCAAAATTTGGTAGCTGTCAGGAGCTCCAGAAATTTCGAGTACACAGAAACAG TCATTTAGTTATTGAGACATCACAAGAGATCAATGATGTACCTTATGGAGATTATTTTCGGGTTGAG GGGCTTTGGGATGTGGAGAGAGATACTAAATCAAAGAACTGCTGCAATCTAAAGATTTACTTGAATGTGGCATTTTCAAAAAGAACTGTTTGGAAAG GAAAGATAGTGCAGTCTACCTTGGAAGAATGTCGAGAGGTTTTTGCTACCTGGATCAACATG GCACATGAAttgttgaagaagaaagatcttGAAAAATCAGAAG TTAGCATGGTTCAGAAATGTGAAGTTCGTCCTTCAGAGGAACCTAGTGATCACACTAGCATGCAACAGATACCTGCATCCATAAGCCCTAAGCAGCAAGTCAGCAGTCAATTTCAAAAAAGTCCAAGTGATAATGACTCTCATACCACATTATTGGGAGGTTATATGATGAAATTAGGGTCATCTTTGAGGAGTCAAAGCCGTCTTTCACTGATCATAGTTGTCATTGTTGCTGTGATATTCATAATGCAG TTGAGCATACTTGCGCTACTAGTCAGACCCCAACATATCCATGTGCACTCTCCTGTGGACTACACGAGTGGGGTGGGTGGTGCCATAGGTGGAAGATCTTCTGAAGTTATTACTTGGCTGGAGAAGCGAGTTCACACCCTTAAAGACGATATGAACCTGGTTGAAGCTCGGCTAGAGAGCATGCGACGTGAGCATGCTCTCCTAAAAGCTCAACTTGAAGATTTCAAGCATCTTGGTAAACATAAATAA